The following coding sequences are from one Haliotis asinina isolate JCU_RB_2024 chromosome 3, JCU_Hal_asi_v2, whole genome shotgun sequence window:
- the LOC137278194 gene encoding uncharacterized protein encodes MEEPSDVVSTLHFRHFGPDNVYNGSRNCCSVVDICTNNDVALQHNECMQLLHLHWEDTDIKSEVSSITVSEANADQKSTVITPDRVNNLLKDQTALHDFIRKMLTAHQVQLIHMEYAPLVLTFQHCGGSDRNMLLREKFKVFIIVKEFVLKATGLQDLKGLHIGIHKSKSVSMETSLWCRYFHRVYRDVSAQRRWKSARSSSEDDATSIAMPPRIDRRFISIEDELFKQRQFMESQFIDQDQQYENIRASLMKISQAFTNDRRQPLEPLASEDNNELNPVRNLIEFDLDPLEDASSLHSAKGTAYRPEIEILSDDDDEEEGEEKEEEEEEEGEEKAEEEKQEGEEKEGEVMGKEKEEDHDGDDRKVGKDEEKLQARCSAAREIGDVSIGSKEEREHRKIESDQDLRDDVLPNASDAAGSNHTEDEHDELEYRQNRPTGERPVLQQKRQFTDFRSDTNVYNQNRDSLVRSTENNEFPETVGDMYAVRKQTYERSYSHKTSYQTTGNRSRSAHGHASIAQCRSVYREQQARRQPKSGVADASDEAMNYLEDLLYSYYYTPSQQNAYSDMQSDAVNIQPPYAPTPLTCEEPKKEKIEGNETKRQALRLMIECAIGISPHSSRIWESAEEALLEEKCPAPRHDLALDTVICLDTSGSMRGEAFQEMKKITLDFINGIEDIAEQHDVEENIALVIFGGRAKVIHHLSNDYGSLRDTLEKITPGGPSPIHEGLVVSMAALAKGGTYRVNNRMELRPRMIFLTDGKPTAELPETANDSHWLSIQEQTRIILAFREIRSRQPSDDLPDEIIFVPVGHSCDRNCLETLAAACDGKVKNAGSFAELSKFHYLRKVAVQAIEYASHKGNETDIFVAGLRSLFSNLGPGIDRASTMEIYKVIQAYLTSVWNDINEEPGLPPLGTRVVRGPDWEWGNQDTEGPGTIYNHAKQSIVSVIWDNGHSNYYRYGHDGKYDVTVVEDQPRVLSGNLVAVGVQVVRGPGWHRLYDNQDGGHGSYGTVIRVTEPGKVKVRWQNGEINDYRYGICGMVDIAIRDPIACILETTAKTNPHMDTYQDTAEAKSSKDGDRPYIWQREDKQNGWEPYSEANDAKLKKAYGKNPTGSCLVQRNKESFRVSFKSLQERSLADKSWVPVRKYFQ; translated from the exons ATGGAGGAACCCAGTGATGTTGTCTCTACTCTACATTTCCGTcactttggaccagacaatgtcTATAATGGAAGCAGGAACTGCTGTTCAGTCGTTGACATCTGCACAAACAATGACGTTGCCTTACAACACAATG AATGCATGCAGCTCCTTCACTTGCACTGGGAGGACACCGATATTAAGAGTGAGGTGTCCAGTATTACAGTGTCAGAAGCAAATGCTGACCAGAAATCAACAGTCATAACCCCCGACCGTGTTAACAACCTCCTCAAGGATCAGACAGCGTTACATGACTTTATCAGAAAGATGCTTACGGCACACCAGGTTCAGCTGATCCACATGGAATACGCGCCACTTGTTCTGACCTTCCAACACTGTGGGGGTTCAGACAGGAACATGCTCTTGCGTGAGAAGTTCAAGGTTTTCATAATCGTGAAAGAATTCGTTCTGAAGGCCACAGGGTTACAGGATTTAAAGGGATTGCACATCGGTATTCATAAATCAAAAAGTGTTTCAATGGAGACCAGTCTTTGGTGTCGGTATTTCCACAGGGTTTATAGGGATGTTTCAGCACAAAGAAGGTGGAAGTCAGCTAG GTCTTCATCAGAAGATGATGCTACTTCGATCGCCATGCCTCCCCGAATAGACAGGAGATTTATCAGTATTGAAGACGAACTGTTTAAACAAAGGCAGTTCATGGAGTCACAGTTCATCGATCAGGACCAGCAATATGAAAATATACGTGCCTCACTTATGAAAATCTCACAGGCCTTCACAAACGACAGAAGGCAACCTCTCGAACCTTTGGCCTCAGAGGATAATAATGAGCTTAATCCAGTCAGAAATCTCATTGAATTTGATCTGGACCCCCTTGAAGATGCTTCGTCGCTTCATTCGGCCAAAGGAACAGCATACCGTCCAGAAATAGAAATACTtagcgatgatgatgatgaggaggaggggGAAGAGAAggaggaagaagaggaggaggagggggaggagAAGGCGGAGGAGGAGAAGCAGGAGGGGGAGGAGAAGGAGGGGGAGGTGATGGGGAAGGAGAAGGAAGAGGACCATGATGGCGATGATCGGAAGGTGGGGAAAGATGAGGAAAAGCTACAGGCGAGATGTTCGGCGGCTAGGGAAATAGGTGACGTAAGTATTGGAAGTAAAGAGGAAAGAGAACATAGAAAAATAGAATCAGACCAGGACCTCCGTGATGACGTATTGCCTAATGCATCGGATGCTGCAGGATCAAACCACACTGAGGATGAGCATGACGAGTTGGAGTACAGGCAAAATAGACCAACTGGAGAAAGACCTGTTCTTCAACAAAAACGACAGTTTACCGATTTCAGAAGTGACACCAATGTTTATAATCAAAATCGTGACTCGCTGGTCAGAAGCACAGAGAACAATGAATTTCCGGAAACAGTGGGTGACATGTATGCCGTCAGGAAGCAAACATACGAAAGGTCATATTCCCACAAGACATCTTACCAGACCACCGGAAACAGAAGTCGATCTGCACATGGACATGCTTCCATTGCACAGTGCAGATCAGTTTACAGAGAACAACAAGCAAGACGGCAGCCGAAAAGTGGGGTTGCAGATGCCTCTGATGAAGCAATGAATTATCTTGAGGACTTGCTATATAGCTATTACTACACCCCTTCACAACAGAATGCTTATTCTGATATGCAATCAGATGcagtaaatatccagcccccaTACGCACCAACACCTCTCACGTG CGAAGAACCGAAAAAGGAGAAGATCGAAGGAAATGAAACGAAACGACAAGCTTTGCGTTTAATGATTGAATGTGCGATTGGAATCAGCCCACACTCGAGCAGAATATGGGAAAGTGCTGAAGAAGCATTGCTAGAAG AGAAATGTCCTGCTCCAAGACATGATCTTGCCCTCGATACTGTCATATGCTTGGACACATCTGGTAGCATGCGCGGGGAAGCCTTCcaagaaatgaagaaaatcactcttgattttataaatg GAATCGAGGACATTGCAGAACAACATGACGTTGAAGAGAATATTGCCCTCGTCATTTTCGGAGGTCGGGCCAAAGTGATCCATCATTTATCCAATGACTATGGAAGCCTCCGAGACACTCTAG AGAAAATCACGCCGGGAGGTCCCTCACCGATACATGAAGGCCTTGTTGTCTCCATGGCAGCACTTGCGAAAG GTGGCACCTACAGAGTGAACAATCGAATGGAGCTTCGACCGCGAATGATATTCCTGACCGACGGCAAGCCTACAGCTGAGTTGCCTGAAACTGCCAATGACAGCCACTGGCTCAGTATTCAG GAACAAACTAGGATTATACTGGCGTTCAGAGAGATCAGAAGTAGACAGCCAAGTGACGATCTACCTGATGAAATTATTTTTGTTCCAGTAGGGCACTCCTGTGATAGG AACTGCCTTGAAACCCTGGCAGCAGCATGTGATGGCAAAGTGAAAAATGCTGGATCCTTTGCCGAGCTGTCGAAGTTTCATTACTTGCGC AAAGTTGCCGTTCAAGCCATCGAATACGCCAGCCACAAAGGGAATGAGACTGACATATTTGTGGCAGGGTTGCGTTCTTTGTTTTCGAATCTTGGACCCGGCATCGACAGGGCTAGCACG ATGGAAATTTACAAGGTGATCCAGGCGTATCTGACGTCAGTATGGAATGACATCAACGAGGAACCGGGTCTGCCTCCCCTGGGGACAAGAGTGGTCAGAGGACCAGATTGGGAGTGGGGCAATCAGGACACAGAAGGGCCAGGAACCATCTACAACCACGCCAAGCAAA GTATAGTTTCGGTGATCTGGGATAACGGCCATTCCAACTACTACAGATATGGCCATGATGGAAAATATGACGTCACTGTGGTGGAAGACCAGCCTCGGGTTCTCAGCGGAAACCTTGTGGCAGTAGGAGTACAGGTCGTAAGAG GTCCTGGGTGGCATCGCCTATACGACAATCAAGATGGTGGACATGGCAGCTATGGTACCGTCATTCGTGTGACAGAACCTGGGAAAGTCAAG GTTCGATGGCAGAATGGTGAAATCAACGACTACAGATATGGAATATGTGGCATGGTGGATATTGCTATTCG TGACCCAATTGCTTGTATCCTGGAAACAACTGCGAAGACAAATCCTCACATGGATACTTATCAAG ACACTGCAGAGGCCAAGTCAAGCAAAGATGGAGACAGACCCTACATATGGCAGAGGGAGGACAAACAGAATGGCTGGGAGCCATATTCTGAAGCCAATGATGCCAAACTGAAGAAGGCCTATGGTAAAAATCCCACGGGTTCATGTCTGGTCCAAAGAAATAAAGAGAG TTTCAGGGTGTCTTTCAAGTCTCTACAGGAACGGTCATTGGCTGATAAATCATGGGTTCCAGtacgaaaatattttcagtaa
- the LOC137278206 gene encoding uncharacterized protein: protein MGSLEGEYHARIRQRFASIEREILTQRSLIETELDRQRQQHVGLRSDLMQLLALIADNAELFEYREQDDNHSQTGNASLQFKQQQQQQQHQQHPDKGRLQSKQHQLQQQTYIATLHSMQHQRQQQTDITLLQYNQQQDGDIETDRSETMVVHGTLDADKLASPPTDPLQKDQQNSNPSPKTGIIGTRGHLIREKNKKQLCKVVRQFLHSSVLPGVTVDDFRAVGRLTGVSCDELNPDCEDDAVGLVERMLRREMGDHIDPLLYDPDARKRFEAKLSKRKSGCSRSGRASILKLLSIDVLNSRNPHNGSLWHGVQEALQTVGDIPMAETSLDTVLCVDSSESIGDKALKDIKDFLHRFINGLEEIAESHNIEENVALVTFGGRPRVLHHLTNDYGSLRDKIEDISLGGHSPLLQGLLYSLACITRGGVCRFGLLKVPPRIVFITDGHASNESHKHAADSRHINDQEKTKLLSIASVLSGDRSKQNIADPLVWVPAGDANKEFLQQMASASLGTYTSASDLTTLCNYQKIKRVSANVLNYMKCHADNARIIDRVIDAFGLDLRYDDKVQVATLVHNILNKGVLNMKSLDRFDNIYIKENLPPLGSRVVRGPDWMWDNQDSELPGTVYNHGEEGESVWVLWDNGFSNVYRCGVITGYDILPTDRPRQLLPGRLIDIGVEVERGSDWSHENQDGGPGSCGVVIRIRGLRVKVRWSNGRIHEYRFGEDNKFDVSVRKVMKAKDRDRQAPTSVQVTSRQRADDEGKREEESRYVWQRQDRTKGWQNYSKEEDAKMKKEYRRNKTGTCLLQRNGQCFRIFFKNEVERSVLDDSLVRIRRKFHD from the exons ATGGGGAGCTTGGAAGGTGAATATCATGCAAGGATTAGACAGAGATTTGCTTCCATTGAGCGGGAAATACTTACCCAGAGATCACTGATAGAGACGGAACTCGATCGTCAAAGGCAACAACACGTTGGACTGAGATCCGACCTGATGCAGTTACTTGCACTAATTGCTGACAATGCAGAATTATTTGAATATAGAGAGCAAGATGACAACCACAGCCAAACGGGCAATGCCAGTTTACAattcaaacaacaacaacagcaacaacaacatcaacagcatCCAGACAAAGGTAGACTGCAATCCAAACAACATCAGCTTCAACAGCAAACATACATAGCTACGTTACATTCTATGCAACACCAACGTCAACAGCAAACAGACATCACTTTGTTACAATACAATCAACAGCAGGATGGAGACATCGAGACCGACAGATCGGAAACAATGGTTGTCCATGGAACTTTAGACGCCGACAAACTTGCATCGCCACCAACAGATCCATTGCAAAAAGACCAGCAAAACAGTAACCCGTCCCCCAAAACAGGCATCATAGGAACCAGAGGCCATTTGATCAGGGAGAAGAATAAGAAGCAATTATGTAAGGTGGTCCGCCAGTTTCTCCACTCAAGTGTGTTACCCGGGGTGACTGTAGACGATTTCCGAGCCGTGGGGAGACTGACTGGTGTAAGTTGTGATGAACTGAACCCAGACTGCGAGGACGACGCTGTTGGCCTGGTGGAACGAATGCTGAGGAGGGAAATGGGAGATCACATTGATCCTTTACTGTATGATCCTGATGCAAG GAAAAGATTTGAAGCAAAGTTGAGCAAAAGGAAGAGTGGTTGTAGTCGGTCTGGCAGAGCAAGTATACTGAAGTTACTGAGTATAGATGTGCTGAATAGCAGAAACCCCCACAACGGTTCACTTTGGCATGGTGTGCAGGAGGCACTTCAAACAG TGGGTGATATTCCGATGGCTGAAACTTCTCTTGACACCGTCTTGTGCGTAGATTCATCCGAGAGTATAGGTGACAAGGCACTGAAGGACATCAAAGACTTTCTTCACAGATTTATCAACG GACTTGAAGAAATTGCCGAAAGCCATAACATTGAAGAGAATGTTGCACTTGTAACATTTGGAGGACGACCGAGGGTGTTGCATCATTTAACTAACGACTATGGGAGTCTCAGAGACAAAATAG AAGACATCAGTCTTGGGGGACATTCGCCACTTCTTCAGGGTCTACTGTATAGCTTGGCGTGCATAACTAGAG GAGGAGTATGCAGATTCGGGCTGCTGAAGGTTCCACCAAGGATTGTTTTTATCACCGATGGACATGCATCCAACGAAAGTCACAAACATGCTGCAGACAGTCGTCACATCAATGACCAG GAAAAAACGAAGCTTCTGTCCATTGCAAGTGTTTTGAGTGGTGACCGAAGCAAACAGAATATCGCGGACCCTCTGGTGTGGGTGCCTGCTGGAGATGCCAACAAG GAATTTCTTCAACAAATGGCATCTGCTAGTTTGGGCACATACACCTCAGCAAGTGATCTCACTACACTTTGCAATTACCAGAAGATAAAG AGGGTCAGTGCTAACGTTTTGAACTACATGAAATGTCATGCTGACAATGCCCGAATCATCGATCGTGTTATCGACGCTTTTGGTTTAGATCTCCGCTATGATGATAAG GTTCAAGTGGCAACACTCGTCCACAATATCCTGAACAAGGGCGTCTTAAATATGAAGTCACTAGACAGATTTGACAACATCTACATAAAGGAAAATCTTCCCCCGTTGGGTTCCCGGGTTGTGAGAGGTCCTGACTGGATGTGGGACAACCAGGACTCCGAACTTCCGGGAACCGTTTACAATCACGGAGAAGAAGGAG AATCGGTGTGGGTACTGTGGGACAACGGCTTCAGCAACGTGTATCGCTGTGGTGTAATTACAGGATACGATATCCTGCCAACAGATCGCCCCCGACAGCTGCTCCCGGGGCGCTTGATAGATATCGGTGTGGAGGTCGAGAGAG GCTCTGACTGGTCTCATGAAAACCAAGATGGTGGACCAGGGAGTTGCGGCGTGGTCATTAGAATCAGGGGATTGCGTGTGAAG GTGCGTTGGAGCAATGGGCGGATACACGAGTACAGATTTGGTGAAGACAACAAATTTGACGTGTCAGTTCG GAAGGTGATGAAAGCAAAAGATCGGGACCGACAAGCACCAACATCAGTGCAGGTTACCAGTCGCCAACGTGCAG ATGACGAGGGGAAGCGAGAGGAGGAGAGTCGGTATGTGTGGCAGCGGCAGGACAGAACAAAGGGTTGGCAGAACTACTCAAAGGAAGAAGATGCAAAGATGAAGAAAGAATACAGGAGGAACAAGACAGGGACATGTTTGTTACAGAGAAATGGACAGTG TTTCAGAATCTTCTTCAAAAACGAAGTTGAAAGAAGCGTCCTGGATGACAGCCTAGTCAGAATACGCAGGAAGTTCCATG ATTAA